One window of Magallana gigas chromosome 2, xbMagGiga1.1, whole genome shotgun sequence genomic DNA carries:
- the LOC105346083 gene encoding myb-like protein X has product MSSVSDNQSNWEQPIRSPSVSDEILYELGYSISPSTEEDEAGDHLTTEATDQTKSNKGLIINDSTCITRLDVKHTKESDSNSRLRSAEANKQKEYEEIDFQIGIESAGTTYPGHKLKDKKYLRKIKKRKRRKKGTTCSPIKLEAICREMSGLVVSEDDVSATETSPESDQIDGGLLRKQQSDERSPKTPNPERLTTKQGRDKSMDGKPEEIEQDKSKKIDGETNDREQNLSSDCSAVRSVNACTENSYLDKSLVVVEEHVPSENGNSNISNNCTSDDIQSTSPVCLKLVQDNDENRDSGDLQETVNLNDDEIIQIPGKEKDTENGSAFLGNEDVLSSASREDKENSIESSRNLFETITSFDKDNGDKNTEKRNKFQGRDDILSSASKDDEEDQIENSRNLLETSVDKNESACKELNYEDLFGNIKQCSIKVRRLSEESIAVYSGGLTPQKMAAKQSSEMIHTSGLSCSRDELASSLESPQLDQENTEKVSEEVLNDKQKPSGSSPEKFGSMIIMKALSVRVRRLSGDTIASYTSGAISPQKAQSEKSDSFKSPTSPLKSKSIKKRSMRQSFNSEYSSISSEPKVNNFVKKTAKCAKFSAINQLQLREKDNECSRPLRSRGEGRVKESPVKQRTLRTRMHETVSEVNFRHKSNPRNARIKVDKVGSGDKSLYSQVPEKVHRICTSNLSTQLKQCTISLQKIDCDESFTKVIENQRSDSGKKISGSDIFKIPLAPKLYQDMQRSGRNSRRNASSSSAGRPRREAKQSLETMSEVNTRDKSVSFHSWQEKFMKSMNKPLCSSSSSEKVRKDACYSSESKRGSLRERKLNGGCHENVSLEIAGHKTERKKRRNGSSCHEALKSSQSSPIKLCSVRVRRLSGDTIASYINKTPGMFDNIVKNLTRRSEQNSVLKTENQRREELNSVSDFRVPSLPPRKRRKSGDSLSSLSKWSTRRQTLKTTRTNSRKSQKRKWIDQGSEDSESSIRPCSVKLSRLDPDSVSHCGHNWMHSGVANMPNQIHNPALNVSNLDKVVDDELYCLRRFLQVPPLAESKVAGDTSNVAEKQELPKLKACSVILKRITRKQNLEPVNIKKVIAKQLADNVEFSSGSGSDHEVEEESMNINKLLFALKDPANGREDGVSKEVQKDMASTEKPEDQDSETSTKTEEVDMRKNGENTSKGCATPETDEVLQNIHSPCSGKGNGEQDKENTPDEGGSSEGCRSEPDVGLNSFFVTENTTEESVQHGCETEPHAVSGDQNTSAETSGEEQKAMNEVTQNLLLLQNKHQSRKPESDIWSDNLPDIEMDESSAMEETQQHTSSKDYLKSLSCVSVYSDTNTSSHHDDGERTSKTRIELCKDYFQISNTTKSCSVKLQRIDVRLNL; this is encoded by the coding sequence ATGAGTAGTGTGTCTGATAATCAAAGCAACTGGGAGCAGCCTATAAGAAGTCCCAGCGTGTCTGACGAAATTCTCTACGAACTAGGATATTCCATCAGTCCCTCTACAGAAGAAGATGAAGCTGGGGATCATTTGACCACAGAGGCCACTGATCAAACTAAGTCAAACAAAGGTTTGATCATTAATGATAGTACATGCATTACCAGGCTTGATGTCAAGCATACTAAAGAGTCGGATAGTAATTCTAGACTGAGATCTGCTGAGGCCAATAAACAGAAAGAATACGAAGAGATTGATTTTCAGATCGGCATAGAGTCGGCAGGAACGACTTATCCTGGACATAAACTCAAAGACAAGAAGTATCTGAGGAAAATCAAGAAGAGGAAAAGACGAAAGAAGGGGACCACTTGTTCACCCATCAAACTTGAGGCCATTTGTAGGGAGATGTCTGGATTGGTGGTTTCTGAGGATGATGTTTCTGCAACTGAAACTTCACCAGAATCAGATCAGATTGATGGAGGACTATTGAGGAAGCAGCAGTCAGATGAAAGGAGTCCCAAAACCCCAAACCCTGAAAGGCTGACAACAAAGCAAGGTAGAGATAAAAGTATGGATGGAAAGCCTGAAGAGATTGAGCAggacaaaagtaaaaaaatcgaCGGAGAGACAAATGATAGAGAGCAAAACTTGTCGAGTGATTGTTCAGCAGTTCGATCAGTTAATGCATGTACTGAAAATTCATACCTGGATAAATCCTTGGTAGTGGTAGAAGAACATGTTCCTAGTGAAAATGGGAATTCCAATATCTCCAATAATTGTACTTCTGATGATATTCAGTCCACATCTCCAGTGTGTTTAAAATTGGTCCAAGACAATGATGAAAACAGAGATTCTGGTGACTTGCAAGAGACAGTCAATTTGAACGACGATGAGATAATCCAGATTCCTGGTAAAGAGAAAGATACAGAGAACGGAAGCGCATTTCTAGGAAATGAAGACGTTTTGTCATCTGCTTCAAGAGAAGATAAAGAAAATTCTATTGAAAGCTcaagaaatttgtttgaaacaaTAACTAGTTTTGATAAGGACAACGGTGATAAAAATACAgagaaaagaaacaaatttcAAGGAAGAGATGACATTTTGTCGTCTGCTTCAAAAGATGATGAAGAAGACCAAATTGAAAACTCAAGAAATTTGTTGGAGACTAGTGTTGATAAGAATGAGAGTGCCTGTAAGGAATTAAACTATGAAGATTTGTTCGGAAATATTAAACAGTGTTCTATAAAAGTCAGAAGACTTAGTGAAGAATCCATAGCTGTTTATTCAGGGGGGttaaccccccaaaaaatggCGGCAAAGCAATCATCAGAAATGATTCATACCTCTGGCCTTTCTTGCTCCCGAGATGAATTGGCATCCTCTTTAGAAAGTCCTCAGTTGGATCAGGAAAACACAGAAAAAGTCTCAGAAGAAGTTCTGAATGATAAACAGAAACCTTCTGGCAGTTCTCCTGAGAAGTTTGGAAGCATGATTATTATGAAGGCTTTGTCTGTTCGGGTGCGTCGCTTGAGTGGGGACACCATTGCAAGCTACACAAGTGGTGCAATATCACCACAAAAAGCACAATCTGAAAAGAGCGACAGCTTCAAATCTCCGACAAGTCCATTGAAATCTAAATCCATTAAGAAGAGATCTATGAGGCAGTCTTTTAATTCAGAATATAGTAGTATTTCATCAGAACCCAAagtgaataattttgttaagaAAACTGCTAAATGTGCAAAATTCAGTGCTATCAATCAATTGCAACTACGAGAAAAAGACAATGAATGTTCAAGGCCACTCAGATCTAGAGGAGAAGGAAGAGTGAAAGAGTCACCAGTAAAACAGAGAACATTAAGAACTCGGATGCATGAAACTGTCAGTGAAGTTAATTTTAGACATAAGTCAAATCCAAGGAATGCTAGAATAAAAGTGGACAAGGTGGGCAGTGGAGATAAGTCTCTATATTCACAAGTACCAGAAAAAGTACATAGAATTTGTACCAGCAATCTGTCTACTCAGTTAAAACAATGCACCATTAGCCTACAGAAAATTGATTGTGATGAGTCATTTACAAAAGTTATAGAAAATCAAAGATCGGATAGTGGCAAGAAAATTAGTGGATCAGATATTTTCAAAATCCCCTTGGCACCTAAATTATACCAAGACATGCAAAGATCAGGTAGAAATTCCAGAAGGAATGCAAGTTCTTCATCAGCAGGAAGGCCAAGAAGGGAAGCAAAACAGTCTCTTGAAACAATGAGTGAAGTTAACACTCGTGACAAGTCTGTAAGTTTTCATTCCTGGCAGgaaaaattcatgaaatcaaTGAATAAACCTTTATGTTCCAGTAGTTCTTCtgaaaaagtcagaaaagaTGCATGTTACTCATCAGAGTCAAAAAGAGGGTCATTGAGAGAAAGGAAGTTAAATGGAGGTTGTCATGAAAATGTCAGCTTAGAGATAGCTGGTCATAAGACAGAGAGAAAAAAGAGAAGGAATGGAAGTAGTTGTCATGAAGCTTTGAAATCCAGTCAGTCATCACCCATAAAACTCTGTAGTGTACGTGTTCGAAGGTTAAGTGGCGATACTATTGCAAGTTACATAAATAAAACGCCAGGAATGTTCGACAACATCGTGAAAAACCTGACCAGAAGGTCTGAACAGAATTCAGTCTTAAAGACCGAGAATCAGAGAAGAGAAGAATTAAACAGTGTGTCAGATTTTCGTGTTCCCTCACTACCTCCAAGAAAAAGGAGGAAAAGTGGagactccttgtctagtttgtCCAAGTGGAGCACAAGAAGACAAACTCTGAAGACTACTAGAACTAACTCCAGAAAAAGTCAGAAAAGAAAATGGATAGACCAGGGGAGTGAGGATAGTGAGTCTTCTATACGACCATGCAGTGTAAAGTTGTCACGGTTAGATCCAGACTCTGTATCACACTGCGGACACAACTGGATGCATAGTGGGGTGGCCAACATGCCCAATCAGATTCACAATCCTGCCTTAAATGTTAGCAACTTGGACAAAGTTGTTGATGATGAGTTGTACTGTCTACGAAGGTTCTTACAAGTTCCACCATTGGCTGAATCAAAAGTTGCAGGAGATACCAGCAATGTGGCAGAGAAACAAGAACTTCCAAAACTAAAGGCATGCTCAGtcatattaaaaagaataaccAGAAAACAAAACTTGGAGCCGGTGAATATTAAAAAGGTGATCGCGAAACAGCTAGCAGATAATGTAGAATTTTCTTCCGGAAGTGGATCAGATCATGAAGTGGAGGAGGAATCCATGAACATAAACAAGCTTCTCTTTGCTCTTAAAGACCCTGCCAATGGGAGAGAAGATGGTGTAAGTAAAGAAGTACAAAAGGATATGGCGTCCACAGAAAAACCTGAGGATCAGGACAGTGAAACATCAACAAAGACTGAAGAAGTTGATATGAGGAAAAACGGGGAGAATACTTCTAAAGGCTGTGCTACACCTGAGACAGATGAAGTTCTACAGAATATTCATTCTCCATGCAGTGGTAAAGGCAATGGAGAACAAGATAAAGAAAATACACCAGATGAAGGAGGATCCTCAGAAGGATGCAGATCAGAGCCAGATGTGGGgttgaattctttttttgttaCAGAAAATACTACTGAAGAATCGGTCCAGCATGGATGCGAAACTGAGCCCCATGCAGTCAGTGGAGACCAAAATACATCTGCTGAGACATCAGGTGAGGAACAGAAAGCTATGAATGAAGTTACACAAAATCTTCTGCTGCTGCAGAATAAGCACCAAAGCAGAAAGCCTGAGTCGGACATCTGGAGTGATAACCTTCCTGATATTGAAATGGATGAGTCTTCTGCCATGGAGGAAACACAGCAACACACAAGTAGCAAAGACTACCTCAAGAGCTTGTCCTGTGTTAGTGTGTACTCTGACACCAACACATCTTCACACCACGATGATGGAGAACGGACCAGTAAAACAAGGATTGAACTCTGTAAAGACTACTTCCAGATCTCAAATACAACAAAAAGTTGTAGTGTCAAGTTGCAGAGAATTGATGTAAGGCTCAATTTATGA